A region of Streptomyces sp. NBC_01788 DNA encodes the following proteins:
- a CDS encoding globin domain-containing protein, translated as MSAEDGNYHALLARHDAMRLRRQMLSSGAFPGAGGGSASGLRGPAGQPYDGVADQRTIMRDLDLVAPFEELIAHLYQALFTRHPSLRSLFPAEMAFQQAHLARAFWYLLEHLDRPEQITATFTQLGRDHRKLGVRPAQYAAFETALCEALRIRAGEHWTGELEQAWVRMVRFGITAMVQGAEAALHEPPCWEATVTAHRLCGPDLAVLRVRPRETFRYRAGQFTALESARLPHTWRPYYLAGEPGRDGDLEFHVRRTGPGGVSEALVRHTTAGDRIRLGPPKGNLALGEEPAGELHLVAWDTGWAAMKALLQELEGRLRPASEHRAGRVRLFLGADGLSSLYDTEYLTGFERSRPWLTVVPVTGGTPGEGAYDHLARAVTRSRPSAAGRALLAGPPAMVQTVTAALTRAGLPAEHVRHDPLPAGPRDLPGPAGSFGSAGPRMFQGQSVPA; from the coding sequence ATGAGCGCGGAAGACGGCAACTACCACGCACTCCTCGCCCGGCACGACGCGATGCGACTACGTCGGCAGATGCTCTCCTCCGGAGCTTTCCCAGGCGCGGGCGGCGGCAGCGCCAGCGGCCTCCGCGGCCCGGCCGGGCAGCCGTACGACGGGGTCGCCGACCAGCGGACGATCATGCGCGATCTGGACCTGGTGGCCCCGTTCGAAGAGCTGATCGCCCACCTCTACCAGGCACTGTTCACCCGGCACCCCTCGCTGCGATCGCTCTTCCCCGCCGAGATGGCGTTCCAGCAGGCCCACCTGGCACGGGCGTTCTGGTATCTGCTCGAACACCTGGACAGGCCCGAGCAGATCACCGCGACGTTCACCCAACTGGGCCGTGACCACCGAAAGCTCGGCGTGCGCCCGGCACAGTACGCGGCCTTCGAAACGGCGCTCTGCGAGGCGCTGCGCATACGCGCCGGCGAACACTGGACCGGGGAACTCGAGCAGGCCTGGGTCCGGATGGTGCGCTTCGGGATCACGGCCATGGTGCAGGGCGCGGAGGCGGCACTGCACGAGCCGCCCTGCTGGGAGGCCACGGTGACGGCCCACCGGCTGTGCGGCCCGGACCTCGCGGTGCTCCGGGTAAGGCCGCGCGAGACCTTCCGGTATCGGGCAGGGCAGTTCACCGCGCTGGAGTCCGCGCGCCTGCCGCACACCTGGCGCCCGTACTACCTGGCAGGCGAGCCCGGCCGGGACGGCGATCTGGAGTTCCATGTCCGCCGCACCGGCCCCGGCGGCGTGAGTGAGGCCCTGGTGCGCCACACCACGGCCGGCGACCGGATACGGCTCGGTCCCCCCAAGGGGAACCTGGCACTCGGCGAGGAGCCGGCGGGCGAACTCCATCTGGTCGCCTGGGACACCGGCTGGGCCGCGATGAAGGCACTGCTCCAGGAGCTGGAAGGCCGCCTGCGCCCGGCGTCCGAACACCGGGCGGGCCGGGTGCGGCTCTTCCTGGGCGCCGACGGGCTGTCCAGCCTGTACGACACCGAGTACCTGACGGGGTTCGAACGGAGCCGCCCGTGGCTGACGGTGGTCCCGGTGACGGGCGGGACGCCGGGGGAGGGCGCGTACGACCACTTGGCCCGCGCGGTGACCCGGAGCCGTCCCTCGGCGGCCGGTCGCGCACTGCTCGCGGGGCCGCCTGCGATGGTGCAGACGGTGACAGCCGCGCTCACCCGCGCCGGACTGCCCGCCGAACACGTCCGCCACGACCCGCTGCCGGCCGGCCCGCGTGACCTGCCCGGCCCGGCGGGGTCCTTCGGTTCGGCCGGTCCCCGGATGTTCCAGGGGCAGTCGGTCCCGGCGTGA